From the genome of Candidatus Zixiibacteriota bacterium:
TGGTGAAATTCAGCTCGTACCGATACCCAACTTTGACACATAAAGTGGCTTGCCACTCCGGCCTCCGGCACTGATAAATCAGCTTTTGTTGAGTGGTGAAATTCAGCTCGTACCGATACCCAACTTTGACACATAAAGTGGCTTGCCACTCCGGCCTCCGGCACCAGCAAGGTGATAAATCACTTATTGCGCCTTCGGCGCCATTAACCCTTGTTTTACAGAGTTCTCGGTTAGGTACTGAATGTGGTTGGGATTGCAGGCATCGAAATTCCGGTGTAGGCGGGAATCCAATCGTCATTGTGAGGAGTTCCGCGCTGCACGGATCAACGTGGCAATCTCATCTTCTAGGTCGAAACCGATGTGGGTTCGACAACGTGACTTCTTGTAGGGCAGGACCCCATGCGGTCCTGACACCATGTCACCCTGAGCGCAGTCGAAGGGTGAACGGACTATGATGATCTCCGTCCCAAACAAGGTTTGAGACGGCCACTCTCGGACCGGGCATCCCCTTGCCCACTTTATCAGTCCTGCAGTCCTGACACCATGTCACCCTGAGCGCAGTCAAAGGGTGAACCTTGCCAAGGGTTCATGGTTCGACTCCGCTCACCACGTGGTTGCGCGCGAAGCGCGAGAAACCCATATATTGGTGTCATTTCTGCGAGCGAGGGAATCCATTAGGGTTATCGTCGTAATGAGAGGGAAGATGGACCCCCGCCTTCGTGGGGAGACAAAAAGAACCTGTGTCGCATAACCGAATACTACCCCTACTCCCCCAACTCCAACTCGATAATAGGACTCTCGGTGTCGACCTGGTCGCCGACAGCGAAGTTGACAGCTTTTACTTTACCGACAGCGCGCGAGTTGACTTGGTTTTCCATTTTCATCGCCTCGACAATCACCATCGGCTGTTTCTCAGTCACGTCATCGCCGACCTCAACCATGATCTTGACAATCTTGCCCGGCATGGGTGCAAAAATCTTGTCCTTCTCCCCCGCCTGACTACCGGCGCCACCGGCAAAACCGTCTTCGGACGGTTCCTGCAACTCGATCAGCATCGAGTCTATATCGACAAAGTAGGTTCCGTTGCGCGCAGCCACAGCAACAAGACAGCGCCGACCATCGACCGTGGTGGCATATAGATTGTCACCCACAGGCGTGAACTCGTACACCGTTTCGCCGACCGTTGCGGTAAGAACATGGCCGTTTTTCTCGCAGGCCGCCTCGACCATTTCGCCGTCGTATACAAACTCTGTCTTGTTCATTTCGTTATCGAATCTCCGATTTGCCAACCACCCAACATCTGAGCCGGTTCCGGGATCGCCGTTCCTTCGTTCACTACAGCATCACTTGAGCGACCGCCGTGATTACTTGCAACAGCGGCCGCAGCCACCGCCAGATCACGAAATGCTTGCGTATCCGGTTCGCGCTCGGTCATGTGCTTCTCAATAAAATCAGTAAAAGTACGACCGGAAGCAAACTCCGGATGTCGCATGACATCGATCATGAACTTCTTGGACGTCTTCACGCCGAGAAGCTTGTAGTTGTTCAAAGCATCGATCATTTTGACGACCGCCTGGGCACGAGTCGGAGCATGCACGATCAGTTTGGCCAGGATCGGGTCATAGTCAATCGTAATCTCAGCACCACCAACCACGCCGGAATCGACCCGCACGCCGGGACCACTCGGTTCCGAGTAGTGAACGATGTGACCGGTCGACGGCATGAAGTTGTTCTCACCATCCTCGGCATAGATGCGACATTCAATAGCATGACCGCGCTGCGACAACTGGCCAAAATGTTCGGACAAAGGCTGCCCGGCGGCGATCCGAATCTGTTCCACCACCAGATCGACCCCGGTGACCATCTCGGTAATGGGGTGTTCCACCTGGATACGGGTGTTCATTTCGAGGAAGTAGTAATGTCCGCTCTCGTCCAACAGAAACTCGACTGTCCCGGCGTTGGTATAGTCGGCTGCTTGCGCGACTTTGATCGCATCGGCCCCCATGCGAGCGCGCGTGGTATCATCAAGCGCAGTCGATGGAGATTCCTCGATTATCTTTTGGTGCCGGCGTTGGATTGAACACTCGCGCTCGAATACGTGTACAGTATTGCCGTGCGTGTCGGCTACAATCTGAAATTCAATGTGGCGCGGGTTGACAATATACTTTTCGAGATAGACCGTGTCATCATCGAAAGCGTTCTTGGCCTCACGCTGTGCCGCCTCGATGGCTGCGACCAAATCGTCGGGCGAATGAACCACCCGCATCCCTTTACCGCCGCCACCTGCCGCTGCTTTGATCATCACCGGGTAGCCTGCTTCGTCGGCCACTTTGCGATAGACTTCGATATCGGTCTCGGTCCCTTTCATGCCGGGTATCAACGGCACGTTTGCTTCGGCCATTTTTATCCGAGACTGAACTTTGTTTCCCAGCAGCGTGATCGCCGATGGCGATGGGCCTATAAACGTTATCTTTTCATCAATACATCGCTGCGCAAAAAGTGGATTCTCTGCCAGGAAACCGTAGCCCGGGTGGATGGCATCGCAACCTGTGATCTTGGCCGCGTCGATGATCTTATCTATGTCCAGGTAAGATTCGCGCGGTGGCGGGGGTCCGATAGCGACAGCTTCATCAGCATACAAACGATGTTTACTGTTGCTGTCGGCCTCAGAGTAAACAGCCACCGACGGAATACCGAGCGTCCTACATGCATTCATCACGCGCACGGCTATCTCCGAACGGTTGGCTACGAGGATCTTGTTAAAGAGCTTGTTCACAATCCGGTCTCAGTCCTCCTCCACCCAATTCGGTTTACGTTTGTTCAGAAATGCATCCATCCCTTCCTGACCCTCGTCCGATACGCGCAGTTTTGCAATCATCTCAGCCGTGTACGGTTTGAACTCAGCGGCCGACATGTCGGGTACTTCACTTACCAGTTTCTTAGCCATCGCAACCGCTTCGGGGCCTGAAGACAGAACGCTCTTCAGTAGGGTATCGACATCGTCATCGAGCTGTCCATCGTCGACTACTCTGTTGACCAGCCCGACTTCACAGGCCCGGTCGGCGTTCATTCGTTCGCCGGTGATAAACAGTTCCCGCGCCTTGCCTTCACCCATTTTTTTGATCACATAAGGTCCGATGCAGGCGGGGACGACGCCTATTTTGACCTCTGAAAATGAGAACCTGGCCGACCGAGCCGCGATGGCAATATCGCACACGGCCACAAATCCGGTGCCGCCTCCGATAGCTGCGCCGTTGATGCGTCCAATGACCGGACGGCGGCTTGAGTAGATGCGATAAAAACACTCGGCCAGTGCATTTGATTCGTCCAGGTTTTCGCCGAACGTCTGTTTGACCACGCCGCGCATCCAAGTGAGATCAGCCCCGGCGCAGAACGACTTTCCTTCACCGGTCAGCAGTACGGCTCTGATAGTGTCGTCCTGTTCGATCTCGGCGAAGACATCTGTCATTTCGGCGATCATGGTTGAATTGAAAGCGTTATGAATCTCCGGACGACTGAACGTCACCCGCGCTATGCGGTCGGTCTTCTGATATGTTATGGTTTCGTGATTCATCATAAACGCCACTTATGGATCGCAGCCATTCATGGCTGGGTTACATCCTGAAGACACCGAACTTCTGATCGGGAATGTCAGCGTTCAATGACATCGAGATACCCAAAGCCAGCGCCTGCCGGGTGTCGGTGAATCCGATCATGCCGTCATCCCAGAGACGCGCCCCAGAGTAGTACGGTGTCGACTCCGACTCGTATTTTTCCAGCACCGGTCTGCGGATGGCCTCGATCTCTTCCTCGGACAGTTTGCGTCCTTCGTTTTCGAGCTGTTTGATTTTGACCGATGTCAGTACACCGGCCGCCTGGTCGCCACCCATAACGCATATCTTGGCATTCGGCCACATCCACAACAAGCGCGGCAGGTATCCCCGTCCGCACATAGCGTAGTTACCGGCGCCGTAGGAGCCGCCAACGATCAGGGTGAACTTCGGCACGTCGGCATTGGCCACGGCGTGTACCATCTTGGCTCCATCGCGCGCGATGCCGCCCGCTTCATACTGTCGCCCGACAATGAAGCCGGAGATGTTCTGCAGAAAGATTAGCGGTATCTTCCGCTCGGCGCAAAGCTCCACAAAGTGCGCGCCTTTCTGCGCCGATTCGCCGAACAGTACGCCGTTGTTGCCGAGGATACCTACCATGTACCCCATAATGCGTGCGAATCCGGTCACCAGCGTGGTTGCATACAGCTCCTTGAATTCATGAAAACGCGAGCCGTCGGCGATCCGTGCGATCACTTCTTTGATGTCGAACGGCTTTTTGATATTGTTCGATACTACACCATAGAGTTCTTCAGGATCGTAGTATGGGTCCTCCGGCGTAGAGCGATCCAGCGGGAACTTGCTTTTCGTGTTGAGGTTTTCGACAACGTTGCGGGCCAGTTGCAGGGCGTGTTCATCGTTCTGAGCATAATGATCGGTGACACCCGATGTACGACAATGCACGTCGGCGCCACCCAATTCCTCGGCCGTGACAACCTCACCTGTCGCCGCCTTGACCAAAGGCGGTCCGCCGATGAAGATAGTACCCTGCTTGCGAACGATGATCGATTCGTCCGACATAGCCGGCAAGTAGGCGCCACCGGCCGTGCATGAACCCATGACCACCGCAACCTGCGGCAAGCCCTTGGCCGACATGCGCGCCTGATTGTAGAATATCCGTCCAAAATGATCTTTATCGGGGAAGACGCCCGACTGTCTCGGCAGAAAGACACCGCCGGAATCGACCAGGTAAACCGAGGGCAGGTGGTTTTTCTCGGCGATCTCCTGTGCGCGAGCATGCTTGAGCACGGTCATCGGATAGTAGGTGCCCCCCTTTACGGTGGCATCGTTGACCACAACCATTACATCCTTGCCGTGCACGGTACCGATCCCGGTGATGATCCCGGCCGATGGTGCGTCGTTGTCATACATATCGTATGCGGCCAGCGAACTGAGTTCCAGAAAGGGCGTGTTTCGATCCAGAAGTTTGGCCAATCGTTCGCGCGGAAGCAGTTTGCCGCGATCGGTGTGACGCTTGCGTGCTTTCTCGGAGCCACCGAGCTTGACCTGTTCAAGTCGCTCCTTGAATTGTGCGTGCTGCGCCTTGTTAAGTTCTGAGTTCTGTTTGAAAGCTTCCGACGAACTGTCTATTTTTGTTTCAATGCGATACATACTTTGTCTCTCGCCGACGACCGAGTCTCCATGTCGCCAATTAAGCCGTTGCCGGTCAATACAGTATCAACACCCAAGGTATTGGTTAGGACGGTGAATATAATCTAATGCCCGACCATTGTAAAGCACGAAGCAGGGTCATCGGTTGCTGTATTGCCGAGCTCCAGAAACATCTTGTAAAGGTGGATAACTCAGCTTACATTTATAATAGCCTTGGCAGAGGGGACCCGCTGACAGGGCTGACGACCTCGCTTCGATGCCCGCATCACGCCTCACAAACCGGGAGGTCCGAAGGTGTTCGACCAACTCAGAACCGTAGTGACCTTTATTCTCCTGCTTATCGTCTTACCGGTAAACTATGTCACAGCCCGGAGTGTCGCCAGGGACGCTCGGTATGGTCAATCCAAAGCGCTTCTGGGAGACGATGATGGGCCGGCCAGTTGCGCCGCTTACCACGATGTCGGCAAACTGAAGCTGGCCATATCAAACACAGGTAATCCAGGTGGGTTCAACTGGGGACACAGTGGTTGCTTTGAGTTTATCAACCCGGATGCTCCACGTTGGACCTGCGAGTACCCGAAAAACACTGGCCTGGAACATCTCTGGAATACAGGCCTGTGGGTAGGCGCGATTGTGGGGAATGACACCCTGGTGTCGACCGGCGACGCCGAATGGTGGTTGCAGCGTGAGTTTGCCCCGGACTTTGCACCCGAAGGGGACATGGTGCGACGTTCGATTCTGGACCCGGAGTCGCCTGAGTATGAGGGGGCCCGCTCCGAGCAGGACTTTATCGCCGTGTACTATGATACTCTGAAATCACTTCACAATACACTAAACTGGGGATATGAGTACTCAAAACCGATTGGACTGAAGGTTACTCAGAAATCATATTCCTGGTCGTATAAGTACGCTGAGGATTTTGTGCTGTTCGACCTCACAATCAAAAACATGGACTACCGACCCTTAAGAGATGTATACATCGGTCTATTTGTGGCCCCTACGGTGGGGTACGCGGGGGGAGGAGTGTGGGGGTGGGCTGACGATATTTGTGGTTTC
Proteins encoded in this window:
- a CDS encoding acetyl-CoA carboxylase biotin carboxylase subunit, with the translated sequence MNKLFNKILVANRSEIAVRVMNACRTLGIPSVAVYSEADSNSKHRLYADEAVAIGPPPPRESYLDIDKIIDAAKITGCDAIHPGYGFLAENPLFAQRCIDEKITFIGPSPSAITLLGNKVQSRIKMAEANVPLIPGMKGTETDIEVYRKVADEAGYPVMIKAAAGGGGKGMRVVHSPDDLVAAIEAAQREAKNAFDDDTVYLEKYIVNPRHIEFQIVADTHGNTVHVFERECSIQRRHQKIIEESPSTALDDTTRARMGADAIKVAQAADYTNAGTVEFLLDESGHYYFLEMNTRIQVEHPITEMVTGVDLVVEQIRIAAGQPLSEHFGQLSQRGHAIECRIYAEDGENNFMPSTGHIVHYSEPSGPGVRVDSGVVGGAEITIDYDPILAKLIVHAPTRAQAVVKMIDALNNYKLLGVKTSKKFMIDVMRHPEFASGRTFTDFIEKHMTEREPDTQAFRDLAVAAAAVASNHGGRSSDAVVNEGTAIPEPAQMLGGWQIGDSITK
- a CDS encoding enoyl-CoA hydratase-related protein; its protein translation is MMNHETITYQKTDRIARVTFSRPEIHNAFNSTMIAEMTDVFAEIEQDDTIRAVLLTGEGKSFCAGADLTWMRGVVKQTFGENLDESNALAECFYRIYSSRRPVIGRINGAAIGGGTGFVAVCDIAIAARSARFSFSEVKIGVVPACIGPYVIKKMGEGKARELFITGERMNADRACEVGLVNRVVDDGQLDDDVDTLLKSVLSSGPEAVAMAKKLVSEVPDMSAAEFKPYTAEMIAKLRVSDEGQEGMDAFLNKRKPNWVEED
- a CDS encoding methylcrotonoyl-CoA carboxylase, whose amino-acid sequence is MYRIETKIDSSSEAFKQNSELNKAQHAQFKERLEQVKLGGSEKARKRHTDRGKLLPRERLAKLLDRNTPFLELSSLAAYDMYDNDAPSAGIITGIGTVHGKDVMVVVNDATVKGGTYYPMTVLKHARAQEIAEKNHLPSVYLVDSGGVFLPRQSGVFPDKDHFGRIFYNQARMSAKGLPQVAVVMGSCTAGGAYLPAMSDESIIVRKQGTIFIGGPPLVKAATGEVVTAEELGGADVHCRTSGVTDHYAQNDEHALQLARNVVENLNTKSKFPLDRSTPEDPYYDPEELYGVVSNNIKKPFDIKEVIARIADGSRFHEFKELYATTLVTGFARIMGYMVGILGNNGVLFGESAQKGAHFVELCAERKIPLIFLQNISGFIVGRQYEAGGIARDGAKMVHAVANADVPKFTLIVGGSYGAGNYAMCGRGYLPRLLWMWPNAKICVMGGDQAAGVLTSVKIKQLENEGRKLSEEEIEAIRRPVLEKYESESTPYYSGARLWDDGMIGFTDTRQALALGISMSLNADIPDQKFGVFRM